From one Lolium rigidum isolate FL_2022 chromosome 4, APGP_CSIRO_Lrig_0.1, whole genome shotgun sequence genomic stretch:
- the LOC124707691 gene encoding uncharacterized protein LOC124707691 — protein sequence MEARRISASPRPCNGRRVVARKRPRHEAPVSSVRKLQRREISSRRDRSFAMNSAHERFRNIQLQEEFDTHDPKENSSLLPYVRKRSKIIEIVAAKDIVFALSQSGVCAAFSRVTNKRICFLNGSPDEVVRSLFYNKNNDSLITVSVYGSENFSALRCKTTRIEYIRRGKPDAGYPLFETESLKWPGFVEFDDVNGKVLTYSAQDSTYKVFDLKNYTLLYSISDKNVQEIKISPGIMLLIYTRTSSSIPLKILSIEDGTVLKFFNHLLHRNKKVDFIEQFNEKLLVKQDGENLQILDVRNFQLTEVSSTEFMTPSAFIFLYELQLFLTFRNRSVAVWNFRGELVTSFEDHLLWHPDCNTNNIYITSDQDLIISYCKADSSDSSSEENAGSINISNILTGKCLAKIKAGDFSKQKKTWKFQSTITEALEDITALYYDEERDEIYTGNRHGLVHVWAN from the exons ATGGAGGCGAGGCGGATCTCGGCGAGCCCGCGGCCGTGCAACGGCCGGCGGGTGGTGGCCAGGAAGCGGCCCAGGCACGAGGCGCCCGTCAGCAGCGTCAGGAAGCTCCAGCGCAGGGAGATCAGCTCGCGACGCGACCGCTCCTTCGCCATGAACTCCGCGCACGAGCGATTCCGCAACATTCAGCTGCAG GAAGAGTTCGACACTCATGATCCCAAGGAGAACAGTTCGCTACTACCCTACGTGAGGAAAAGGTCTAAAATTATCGAGATAGTTGCAGCAAAAGATATAGTTTTCGCTTTATCACAGTCAGGAGTATGCGCTGCTTTTAGTAGAG TGACAAATAAGAGAATATGCTTTCTGAACGGGAGTCCTGATGAGGTTGTTCGTAGTTTGTTCTACAACAAGAACAATGATTCACTCATTACTGTGTCAGTATATGGCTCTGAAAATTTCAGTGCCCTGCGATGCAAGACAACTCGCATAGA GTATATACGCCGTGGAAAGCCAGATGCTGGTTATCCTCTCTTTGAGACAGAGTCCTTGAAATGGCCTGGATTTGTGGAGTTTGATGATGTTAATGGGAAGGTTTTAACCTATTCTGCTCAAGACAG CACTTACAAGGTGTTCGACTTGAAAAACTACACATTGCTGTATTCCATATCTGACAAGAATGTTCAAGAAATAAAGATAAG TCCTGGCATAATGCTATTGATTTATACAAGAACAAGCAGCTCTATTCCTCTGAAGATTCTTTCTATTGAGGATGGTACAGTTCTGAAGTTCTTCAACCACCTTCTCCATCGGAATAAGAAGGTGGATTTCATTGAACAATTCAATGAAAAGCTCTTGGTCAAGCAGGATGGGGAGAATCTTCAAATACTTGAT GTACGGAACTTCCAGTTGACTGAAGTGAGCAGTACTGAGTTCATGACTCCATCTGCCTTCATCTTTCTGTATGAACTCCAGTTATTTTTGACTTTCCGGAATCGATCTGTGGCAGTTTGGAATTTCCGTGGTGAACTAGTAACATCATTTGAGGATCACCTGTTGTGGCACCCTGACTGCAATACCAATAACATATACATAACTAGTGATCAAGATCTTATTATTTCTTACTGCAAGGCTGATTCCAGTGATTCATCTTCAGAAGAAAATG CTGGCTCTATAAACATCAGCAACATACTGACAGGGAAATGCTTGGCCAAAATAAAGGCTGGGGACTTCAGCAAGCAAAAGAAGACGTGGAAGTTCCAGAGTACAATCACAGAAGCTCTTGAGGACATCACAGCTCTGTACTATGATGAAGAGCGTGATGAGATCTACACGGGCAACCGTCATGGCCTTGTTCATGTTTGGGCAAATTGA